From a region of the Neobacillus niacini genome:
- a CDS encoding phosphotransferase family protein produces the protein MMKTVNQYIDHEHINWGLLELLIRESVPGIPNEALKVKKFSEGYSNHTYLLSFGDWESVLRRPPFGEIPAKAHDIKREYTILSKLHGVYPLAPKPYLYSDDPAIMGRHFYLMEKKQGVVVNDVLPDTYGPSELVGPGISKSIITSLIELQKVDYKKANLMDIGKPEGFLERQVHSWIKRYSVSKTHEIAGVTELEAWLIKQMPATVETTIVHNDFKLNNLVLDPHDPGVVKGVLDWEMATIGDPMTDIGAVLAYWGEAGDPDMGISLVTNQKGFFSRREMAEQYAKVSGRDISHIDYYVAFGFYKLAVILQQLYYRWKKGAADDDRFRKLQSPIANLFNLANLTRTNKIL, from the coding sequence ATGATGAAGACTGTCAACCAATATATTGATCACGAACATATTAATTGGGGTTTATTGGAACTGTTGATCCGAGAATCGGTTCCAGGCATCCCGAATGAAGCTTTGAAGGTTAAGAAATTTTCTGAAGGCTATTCCAATCACACCTATTTACTGTCGTTTGGGGACTGGGAATCGGTGTTAAGGAGACCGCCGTTTGGTGAAATTCCGGCGAAAGCTCATGATATTAAACGAGAATATACCATTCTATCCAAACTTCATGGAGTCTATCCCCTTGCCCCCAAACCCTATTTATACAGCGACGACCCTGCCATTATGGGGCGGCATTTTTACCTCATGGAAAAAAAGCAAGGGGTGGTCGTTAATGATGTTCTTCCAGACACGTATGGACCTTCAGAGCTGGTTGGCCCTGGCATATCAAAAAGTATCATTACTAGCTTAATTGAGCTTCAAAAAGTAGATTACAAGAAAGCAAACTTAATGGATATTGGGAAACCAGAAGGATTTTTGGAAAGGCAGGTTCATAGCTGGATTAAACGCTACAGCGTGTCCAAAACGCATGAAATTGCTGGAGTTACGGAACTGGAGGCATGGCTGATAAAACAAATGCCGGCAACGGTCGAAACGACGATTGTTCATAATGACTTTAAACTTAACAACCTCGTCCTAGACCCACATGACCCTGGCGTAGTAAAAGGGGTACTTGACTGGGAAATGGCAACCATTGGCGATCCGATGACAGATATTGGGGCAGTTCTTGCATACTGGGGAGAAGCGGGTGATCCAGACATGGGAATTTCGCTAGTGACCAATCAGAAAGGCTTTTTTTCAAGAAGGGAAATGGCTGAACAGTATGCCAAGGTAAGCGGTCGTGACATCTCACACATTGACTATTACGTGGCATTCGGCTTTTACAAGCTTGCTGTCATATTACAACAGCTTTATTATCGCTGGAAAAAAGGTGCAGCAGACGACGATCGGTTTCGGAAGCTTCAATCTCCGATTGCCAATTTATTTAACTTGGCGAATTTAACACGGACAAACAAAATCTTGTAA
- a CDS encoding MaoC/PaaZ C-terminal domain-containing protein, with product MSHKQYKVKHIQPIDLIQYAGASGDFNPVHTIPDAARKSGHPQPIAHGMYIMGLVSKALEVWYPKGKLAKFQVRFQSPTYPGEELIITETKIEKTESDDLHGTIEVTDAQQQVKLRGAFSLKGGKEHD from the coding sequence TTGTCCCATAAACAATATAAAGTTAAGCATATACAACCCATTGACTTAATCCAGTATGCAGGAGCTTCAGGTGACTTCAACCCTGTCCACACCATCCCCGATGCTGCCAGAAAAAGCGGCCATCCACAGCCAATTGCTCATGGTATGTATATCATGGGCTTGGTTTCAAAAGCACTGGAAGTATGGTATCCAAAGGGAAAACTAGCAAAATTTCAGGTTCGTTTTCAGTCGCCTACTTACCCTGGGGAAGAGCTAATAATCACTGAAACAAAGATCGAAAAAACAGAATCGGATGACCTGCACGGGACCATTGAAGTCACGGATGCTCAACAGCAAGTAAAACTGAGAGGAGCATTTTCATTAAAAGGAGGTAAAGAACATGACTGA
- a CDS encoding NAD(P)H-dependent flavin oxidoreductase, protein MSSLPLIIAPMFLVSTPEMVIEAGKAGVIGSFPLLNARPVEVCAEWLTTIKKGLPDKPWAVNFICHKRSNTRYAEDLELINRYQPPIVITSLGNPGEVLEVVHRYGGLVYSDVATVEHAKKAAQSGVDGLILVCAGAGGHGGTLNPFGFINAVKQFYKGTIILSGSLSTGQDIAAVKMMGADYAYMGTRFIIAKESAAHNDYKQMVIDASPQDILYTNSFSGVYANLLIPSLLQQGIEPHTLVHRQDVDFSHLVNVKAWRDIWSAGHGVATINKLQTTREIIEQLVHEYEEGVGRFVRND, encoded by the coding sequence ATGTCTAGTTTGCCATTAATCATTGCTCCTATGTTTCTTGTGTCCACCCCGGAAATGGTCATTGAAGCCGGTAAAGCAGGTGTCATTGGTTCGTTTCCTCTGCTTAACGCCCGTCCTGTTGAAGTATGTGCAGAATGGCTAACAACCATTAAAAAAGGACTTCCAGATAAACCATGGGCGGTGAATTTTATTTGTCACAAAAGATCAAACACGCGTTACGCTGAGGATCTCGAGTTAATTAATAGATACCAGCCCCCAATCGTTATTACATCACTTGGCAATCCTGGTGAAGTACTCGAAGTGGTCCATCGATATGGCGGCCTAGTGTACTCTGATGTTGCTACGGTCGAACATGCTAAAAAAGCTGCGCAATCAGGCGTAGATGGTCTTATTCTTGTATGTGCTGGTGCCGGTGGACATGGTGGTACATTAAATCCATTTGGGTTCATTAATGCTGTTAAACAGTTTTATAAGGGTACGATTATCCTATCTGGGAGTTTATCTACTGGGCAGGATATTGCCGCTGTGAAAATGATGGGAGCGGATTACGCATATATGGGTACGCGCTTTATTATCGCTAAGGAGAGCGCGGCCCATAATGACTATAAACAAATGGTAATTGACGCATCGCCACAAGACATTCTCTATACGAATTCGTTCAGCGGGGTCTATGCCAATTTACTTATTCCAAGTCTTCTTCAGCAAGGAATCGAACCCCATACATTAGTTCATCGTCAAGACGTTGATTTTTCTCATCTGGTGAACGTAAAGGCATGGAGAGACATTTGGTCGGCAGGGCATGGTGTAGCAACGATTAACAAGCTGCAGACTACCAGGGAGATCATCGAGCAGCTAGTACATGAATACGAAGAGGGAGTGGGGCGCTTTGTACGAAACGATTAG
- a CDS encoding enoyl-CoA hydratase-related protein: MYETIRTEQNEGILTIFLNRPEKMNAYTHVMAQELIDAYKKADEDDDIRVIIVTGEGKAFCAGMDLGDGGKTFSASESMEDFRDSGGQVSLVVHDLKKPIIAAINGAAVGIGLTMTLAMDIRIVKKDAKIGFVFAKRGIGPEACSGWFLPRLVGIGKALEWMYTARYIPTSEALASGLVQYEVEDVLEKAYELAQQIASETAATSNTFVRQLLWSMLSENSPEASHLAESKFLFWAGNNADAMEGVQSFLEKRPAHFPLNSSDVPEFFNKGEKVI; this comes from the coding sequence TTGTACGAAACGATTAGAACAGAACAAAATGAAGGGATTTTAACGATTTTTTTAAACCGCCCAGAGAAAATGAATGCTTACACACATGTTATGGCACAAGAGCTAATCGACGCCTACAAAAAAGCAGATGAGGATGATGATATTCGTGTCATTATTGTAACTGGTGAAGGAAAAGCATTTTGTGCTGGAATGGACTTAGGTGATGGAGGAAAGACGTTCTCAGCATCAGAATCAATGGAAGATTTTCGTGACAGCGGCGGTCAGGTTAGCCTTGTCGTACATGACTTGAAAAAGCCAATCATCGCGGCGATCAACGGCGCTGCGGTTGGTATTGGTCTAACAATGACACTGGCAATGGATATTCGGATTGTTAAAAAAGACGCAAAAATTGGCTTTGTTTTTGCCAAACGAGGAATCGGTCCTGAAGCGTGCTCAGGCTGGTTTCTACCTCGTCTCGTTGGAATCGGAAAGGCATTGGAATGGATGTATACAGCTCGCTACATACCAACGTCTGAGGCACTAGCCTCGGGCTTAGTCCAGTATGAAGTAGAAGATGTACTGGAAAAAGCATATGAACTGGCTCAACAAATTGCAAGTGAAACAGCTGCAACATCCAACACATTTGTCCGACAGCTACTTTGGAGCATGTTGAGTGAGAATTCTCCAGAAGCCTCTCATCTAGCAGAGTCAAAGTTTTTATTTTGGGCAGGAAACAACGCTGATGCAATGGAAGGTGTACAATCGTTTCTAGAAAAACGTCCCGCTCATTTTCCATTAAACAGTAGTGACGTACCTGAATTTTTTAATAAAGGGGAAAAGGTAATATGA
- a CDS encoding MaoC family dehydratase N-terminal domain-containing protein: protein MKEEMTHHYKPFEIERGKIKTFAKVLGLKNSIYYSQEEAQRQSYRDVLAPPTFPTVIEYTNDCDLYQFFDRLQLHPEKVLHGEQSYEYYEEICAGDTISATLTVERIEEKRNMTFYYLKTMYRNQFNELTVVCMITLIKMP from the coding sequence ATGAAAGAGGAGATGACGCACCACTACAAGCCTTTCGAGATAGAACGGGGAAAAATCAAAACGTTTGCTAAGGTACTGGGTCTCAAAAATTCGATTTATTATAGCCAAGAGGAAGCACAGCGACAGAGTTATCGTGATGTCTTGGCCCCTCCAACTTTTCCAACCGTCATTGAGTACACAAATGATTGCGATCTTTATCAATTTTTTGATCGGTTACAGCTTCATCCGGAAAAGGTCCTCCATGGTGAACAATCATATGAATACTATGAGGAAATTTGTGCAGGTGACACTATTTCCGCCACGCTTACTGTAGAAAGAATCGAGGAAAAGCGAAATATGACCTTTTATTATTTGAAGACGATGTACCGTAATCAATTTAATGAACTAACAGTTGTATGTATGATCACTTTGATTAAAATGCCTTAA
- a CDS encoding enoyl-CoA hydratase/isomerase family protein translates to MLVTYEQKGFVYLLTIANPPLNVLTDALLSDLDEMVDEILAKLDCRALVVTGAGEKAFVAGADINQFLHLDATEGARLVEKGKKIFDKLAYAPFPVVCAINGIALGGGLELALACDIRIAEQKAKIGLPETGLAILPGYSGTQRLTQLIGPGRAKKMIFTGAALSADEAYEWGVIEAVVPNGESVNEALALAEQIASKGPLAIKKAKQAITQGLDLTFEEGQAFETQCFADLCQTEDMLEGAMAFKEKRVPTYYGK, encoded by the coding sequence ATGTTGGTTACATACGAACAAAAAGGATTTGTTTACCTGCTGACCATTGCAAATCCGCCATTGAATGTACTGACTGATGCACTTTTAAGTGATTTAGACGAAATGGTTGATGAAATTCTCGCCAAATTGGACTGCCGAGCACTAGTCGTCACCGGAGCAGGTGAAAAGGCATTTGTTGCAGGTGCAGATATTAATCAATTTCTTCATCTCGATGCCACTGAGGGTGCGAGATTAGTAGAGAAAGGGAAAAAGATTTTTGATAAGCTCGCCTATGCACCGTTTCCGGTAGTTTGTGCGATAAATGGTATTGCATTAGGCGGAGGACTAGAACTGGCACTGGCTTGTGATATTAGAATTGCTGAGCAAAAAGCAAAAATAGGTTTACCCGAAACCGGATTGGCGATTTTGCCAGGCTACAGCGGGACACAGCGGTTAACACAATTAATTGGTCCTGGCCGGGCAAAGAAAATGATTTTTACAGGTGCAGCCCTTTCTGCCGATGAAGCGTATGAATGGGGAGTGATTGAAGCGGTGGTTCCGAACGGTGAATCTGTCAACGAAGCTCTAGCACTTGCTGAACAAATCGCAAGCAAAGGTCCGTTAGCGATCAAAAAAGCAAAACAAGCGATTACTCAAGGTTTAGATCTTACGTTTGAGGAAGGTCAAGCATTTGAAACACAATGCTTTGCTGATCTTTGTCAGACCGAAGACATGCTAGAAGGGGCAATGGCTTTTAAGGAAAAACGTGTTCCGACCTATTACGGCAAGTAA
- a CDS encoding 2-phosphosulfolactate phosphatase, with protein MRKIHVITQKELVDSEMIRNCTAVVIDVLLATSTITYLLEKGYEPVYAVKDALSALDIVKKQNSPYLLMGEWQGESIENFNYPDPMLIETTKIKQPAIICSTNGTIAIEKAKQAKALYASSLINGHTVAEHIRQQDDGSSIVLICSGNAGRLSMEDFIGSGQIIDHLTRNNVFELSDAARLARDSFVYAKSKQFVNLLESETAGLLRRTGYERCTQWVIDHVEKVDVVPVYRNGRLYTSQIGRERSECWLHTNKKDLFTC; from the coding sequence ATGAGAAAAATCCATGTGATCACGCAAAAAGAATTAGTCGATTCGGAAATGATTCGTAATTGTACAGCGGTGGTCATCGATGTCTTACTGGCCACCTCAACAATTACCTATTTACTTGAAAAAGGCTATGAACCTGTCTATGCCGTAAAAGACGCATTATCAGCACTTGATATCGTAAAGAAGCAGAACAGCCCATATTTGTTAATGGGCGAATGGCAGGGAGAATCGATTGAGAATTTCAATTATCCAGACCCCATGTTAATCGAAACCACCAAGATAAAACAACCAGCTATTATTTGCTCAACGAATGGAACGATTGCGATTGAAAAAGCTAAGCAGGCGAAGGCGCTATATGCGTCTTCGCTTATCAATGGCCACACTGTCGCCGAACATATTAGGCAGCAGGACGATGGGTCGTCGATTGTCCTTATCTGTTCCGGAAATGCTGGACGTCTCTCCATGGAAGATTTTATCGGGTCTGGACAAATCATTGATCACCTCACAAGGAATAATGTCTTTGAGCTTTCCGATGCAGCAAGGCTTGCAAGAGATTCCTTCGTTTATGCCAAGTCAAAACAGTTTGTTAACCTGCTGGAAAGTGAGACGGCAGGGCTGTTAAGAAGAACTGGTTATGAGCGCTGCACTCAATGGGTCATTGACCATGTGGAAAAAGTAGATGTCGTGCCTGTGTATAGGAATGGGAGACTTTATACATCCCAAATAGGAAGGGAGAGGTCAGAATGTTGGTTACATACGAACAAAAAGGATTTGTTTACCTGCTGA
- the dctP gene encoding TRAP transporter substrate-binding protein DctP, whose amino-acid sequence MRKGKKGILLTLILSVFMILAACSSETSKSGATGGKGETGEVIKLRAATGLSSQHAWWSANMIPWMERVEELTNGQVEFETFAGGELVSTPDEGDAVLSGTIDVGLVLPIYQPDQYAMAEITMLPLAKSDAHIGSNAWKELLASDVELADGKTFSELQFGDFKIFPVATTQEYSISTTGKEFKTAKDVKGTSLRTPSRIHEKYSEIIGINSVTMPAVEMYDSLSRGSFDGSYYSIADWSGYGFQDLFKYTITGVNFGHFNAFIGMSNEKWDSLPKNVQEAMTQANEELFSKGADEWIKRSEDMMKKNEADGGKFVEFSTLDQGVQDLINKGIEDTWKDYASLLEKQGQPGNKLVTLWRDIILEQGGDVPDGVKKMK is encoded by the coding sequence GTGAGAAAAGGGAAAAAAGGGATTTTATTGACACTAATTTTAAGCGTTTTCATGATTTTGGCAGCCTGCTCGTCAGAAACATCTAAAAGTGGAGCGACAGGCGGAAAAGGTGAGACGGGCGAAGTCATTAAACTACGGGCAGCTACAGGTCTAAGTTCCCAGCATGCGTGGTGGTCAGCTAATATGATTCCGTGGATGGAACGTGTAGAAGAGTTGACGAATGGGCAAGTGGAGTTTGAAACATTCGCTGGAGGCGAACTTGTTTCGACACCGGATGAAGGAGATGCTGTTTTAAGCGGCACAATAGATGTCGGTCTAGTACTTCCCATCTATCAACCGGATCAATATGCAATGGCTGAGATTACTATGCTCCCACTTGCAAAGTCAGATGCCCATATCGGTTCGAATGCATGGAAAGAATTGTTAGCTAGTGATGTTGAACTTGCTGATGGAAAAACATTTTCTGAATTGCAGTTTGGTGATTTTAAAATTTTCCCAGTTGCTACAACTCAGGAGTATTCGATTTCTACAACTGGAAAAGAATTTAAGACTGCCAAAGATGTGAAAGGTACATCTCTTCGTACTCCTTCACGCATCCATGAAAAATACTCCGAAATCATTGGCATTAACAGTGTTACGATGCCTGCGGTTGAAATGTATGATTCACTCAGCAGAGGCTCATTTGATGGCAGTTACTATAGTATAGCTGACTGGTCCGGGTATGGTTTCCAGGATCTATTCAAATACACAATTACAGGAGTAAACTTCGGACATTTTAATGCGTTTATTGGCATGAGTAATGAGAAGTGGGATAGTCTGCCAAAGAATGTCCAGGAGGCTATGACCCAGGCAAACGAAGAATTGTTCTCAAAAGGAGCAGATGAGTGGATTAAGCGTTCGGAAGATATGATGAAGAAAAATGAAGCGGATGGTGGTAAGTTTGTTGAATTTTCCACCCTCGATCAAGGAGTTCAAGATTTAATTAACAAGGGGATTGAAGATACCTGGAAGGATTATGCTAGCCTTCTTGAAAAACAAGGACAGCCAGGGAACAAGTTAGTCACTTTATGGCGTGACATTATTCTCGAACAAGGCGGAGACGTCCCAGACGGCGTTAAGAAAATGAAATAA
- a CDS encoding TRAP transporter small permease has product MNGILNAYKYFNWIKLIGVWISGISLFGMMLFITVDVFLRNTGGDTINGGFEIVQNYFMPILVFPALAYMYSSNVLPRMDLLMDRFQNRTKKVFIFGMIIIELFILVLMTQFTWDYAMDGLARKMSFPAAGTLYPIYPLFFLIPAGFALIIVENLFILIRNLLEKEPSFLFKIERNS; this is encoded by the coding sequence ATGAACGGGATTTTAAATGCCTACAAATATTTTAATTGGATTAAGCTCATAGGAGTATGGATTAGCGGAATCAGCTTGTTTGGGATGATGTTGTTTATTACCGTAGATGTATTTTTGCGGAACACTGGCGGCGACACGATTAACGGCGGGTTTGAAATTGTTCAGAACTACTTTATGCCGATCCTCGTTTTTCCAGCTCTAGCGTATATGTATTCATCTAATGTTCTTCCAAGAATGGACCTTTTGATGGATCGTTTTCAGAATAGAACGAAGAAAGTGTTTATTTTTGGAATGATTATTATAGAACTCTTTATTCTTGTACTAATGACGCAATTTACTTGGGACTATGCCATGGACGGGCTGGCACGAAAAATGTCCTTTCCGGCGGCGGGAACATTATACCCGATATATCCTTTGTTCTTTTTAATTCCCGCAGGTTTTGCTTTAATCATTGTCGAGAACCTATTCATTCTGATAAGAAACCTGCTGGAGAAAGAACCTTCTTTCCTATTTAAAATAGAAAGAAATAGTTAA
- a CDS encoding enoyl-CoA hydratase/isomerase family protein has protein sequence MSEFIEIRVEQGIGHIILNRPSKLNALSRDLVAELREALLGLENNQAVKVIILSGNGKSFCAGGDIDSMNKLKNQAEAAEWVEFVSGLTRQILELNKYVIAAIHGYAAGAGFSLALACDFIVAEREAKFALSFANIGLIPDLGLIKLLSERISPPLVKEWISTGKTITAEEALSYQMINRLAEGDVVQEAETFAEFIVNGPSVANKYVKYLVNTAPSLHHETALMQENTIQAILLQTEDHKEGVSAFFEKRKASFIGS, from the coding sequence ATGAGTGAATTTATTGAAATAAGGGTTGAACAAGGAATAGGACATATTATCTTGAACCGGCCAAGTAAGCTAAATGCTCTATCAAGGGATTTAGTGGCGGAATTACGGGAAGCACTTCTTGGATTGGAAAACAATCAAGCTGTGAAAGTAATCATTCTATCAGGCAACGGCAAATCCTTCTGTGCCGGTGGAGATATTGATTCTATGAACAAATTGAAAAATCAAGCAGAGGCTGCTGAGTGGGTTGAATTTGTTTCAGGGCTTACCCGACAGATTCTAGAGCTCAATAAGTATGTAATAGCTGCGATCCATGGTTACGCTGCCGGTGCAGGCTTTAGTCTCGCCCTCGCCTGTGATTTCATTGTTGCTGAAAGGGAAGCAAAATTTGCTTTAAGTTTTGCGAATATTGGCTTAATTCCTGACCTTGGATTAATTAAGCTTCTATCAGAGAGGATTTCACCACCTTTGGTTAAGGAATGGATTTCCACAGGAAAAACTATTACCGCCGAAGAAGCGTTGTCATATCAAATGATTAACCGCTTAGCAGAAGGGGATGTCGTACAGGAGGCGGAAACTTTTGCTGAGTTCATTGTAAATGGACCTTCAGTAGCAAACAAGTATGTCAAGTATCTTGTGAATACAGCCCCTTCTCTTCATCATGAAACAGCACTTATGCAGGAGAATACGATACAGGCAATATTACTTCAAACAGAAGATCACAAGGAAGGTGTATCCGCCTTTTTTGAGAAAAGAAAAGCTAGTTTTATAGGTTCTTAA
- a CDS encoding NADPH:quinone oxidoreductase family protein has translation MISWFVTTLGEPEEALEIREIERPLPARGEVVVRVKAFALNFFDILQCQGKYQEKPVLPFTPGAEVAGVIEEVGEGVSLTVGQRVLAVPLLPNGGYTEAVIVQEDDVFPIPDELSYKEAAAMYITYHTAYYALHTKALLQPFETLLVHAGSGGVGSAAIQIGKALGAKVIATAGTDEKLEICRQLGADVVINYREEDFSQRVKKETAGHGADVIFDPVGGNVFHLSRKCIAFDGRLLIIGFAGGNIPEAPMNHALIKNYSLVGVHFGYFRKLFPEKVKVAHDELMELYKAKKIKPLIYHNYPFEEVPAALNQLGSRETWGKLVVGTKGGAYE, from the coding sequence ATGATATCTTGGTTTGTGACAACGTTAGGAGAACCGGAAGAGGCTCTTGAAATTAGGGAAATTGAAAGGCCGCTCCCGGCAAGAGGGGAAGTAGTGGTTCGAGTTAAGGCTTTCGCACTTAATTTCTTTGATATTTTGCAATGCCAAGGAAAATATCAGGAGAAACCTGTGCTTCCGTTTACCCCTGGTGCGGAAGTGGCGGGAGTGATTGAAGAAGTTGGAGAGGGTGTGTCACTAACTGTCGGTCAGCGTGTTCTGGCAGTTCCACTTCTGCCTAATGGAGGATATACAGAAGCAGTCATTGTACAGGAAGATGATGTTTTTCCGATTCCAGATGAGCTCTCGTACAAGGAAGCTGCTGCGATGTATATTACCTACCATACTGCTTACTATGCTTTACATACAAAAGCACTTCTCCAGCCTTTCGAGACGCTTCTTGTTCACGCAGGTTCAGGAGGAGTTGGTTCCGCCGCAATCCAAATTGGAAAAGCCCTTGGTGCAAAAGTCATTGCAACCGCTGGAACGGATGAAAAGCTCGAAATTTGCAGGCAGCTAGGTGCCGATGTTGTTATCAATTACCGAGAAGAAGACTTTAGTCAACGAGTAAAGAAGGAAACTGCAGGGCATGGGGCAGATGTAATCTTTGATCCAGTGGGAGGAAATGTGTTCCATTTGTCACGTAAATGTATCGCATTTGATGGAAGGCTGCTAATTATTGGATTTGCGGGAGGGAATATTCCTGAAGCACCGATGAATCATGCCTTAATTAAAAATTACTCACTCGTTGGTGTCCACTTTGGCTACTTTAGGAAGCTATTTCCAGAAAAGGTGAAAGTTGCACATGACGAGCTGATGGAATTATACAAAGCAAAAAAAATTAAACCGCTTATTTATCACAATTATCCCTTCGAAGAAGTTCCAGCAGCCTTAAATCAATTGGGAAGCCGGGAAACATGGGGAAAATTAGTAGTTGGGACAAAGGGGGGCGCTTATGAGTGA
- a CDS encoding TRAP transporter large permease yields the protein MDAVIVITITLTLLVLFLLSGLYIHSVLFACGIIGIILLEGFDILPGLLGNEPFNRVASYTLTTIPLYVLMAQFILKADIVKDIFYLVHKVSRGKNGALGVLTMIIGGLLGAVSGSGTATAASLGQVAVPELRRHGYSGPLAGAIAAAAGSLSGVIPPSIILILYGVATETPIGSLFIGSVIPGILCMLVFIAVMLVYYKMEKKQHVAQDEVAATVEEAHYVSVPRLITVIFISFLVMAVIFVGIYSGLFTPTEAGAVGSFVALLAALVLGKVNFNFIKYSVIETLRLTGMVLIIMIGAQIFGRFISLSLIPRKLIAMLEPIMDTPALVLIVISVVLFIMFMFIEGAAVILMSIPVLLPIINAMQIDILWFGVFVGVICTIGLLTPPVGLSVYAVAGVSNIRLEPIFRIGMVFALAALVVVCGLMILFPELATYLPNSMDS from the coding sequence ATGGATGCAGTAATCGTCATTACCATCACACTTACATTATTAGTCCTTTTTCTGCTGTCTGGCTTGTACATTCATTCCGTGTTATTTGCCTGTGGAATCATTGGGATTATTTTATTAGAAGGCTTCGATATTTTACCTGGACTCTTAGGAAACGAGCCATTTAACCGAGTGGCAAGTTATACGTTAACAACGATTCCATTGTACGTGTTGATGGCCCAATTCATTTTGAAAGCGGACATTGTAAAAGACATTTTTTACTTGGTACATAAGGTATCCAGAGGAAAAAATGGTGCGTTGGGTGTGTTAACCATGATTATTGGAGGACTGCTTGGGGCAGTATCAGGCTCTGGTACAGCCACTGCCGCATCACTTGGTCAGGTCGCAGTTCCAGAGCTGCGCAGACACGGTTATAGTGGACCGCTTGCAGGGGCAATAGCAGCAGCAGCGGGCTCTCTTTCAGGAGTTATTCCGCCAAGTATCATTTTAATTCTTTATGGAGTAGCTACTGAAACTCCTATAGGCTCGTTATTTATTGGTTCAGTGATCCCAGGAATACTATGTATGTTAGTGTTTATCGCTGTGATGCTGGTTTATTACAAAATGGAAAAAAAGCAGCACGTTGCTCAAGACGAAGTAGCTGCAACAGTCGAAGAAGCACATTATGTCTCCGTACCACGGCTAATAACCGTCATTTTCATTTCCTTTTTAGTGATGGCAGTCATTTTCGTAGGGATTTATAGTGGTCTTTTCACTCCAACAGAAGCAGGTGCGGTAGGATCATTTGTGGCTTTATTAGCTGCACTTGTGTTAGGAAAGGTGAATTTTAATTTTATCAAATACTCTGTTATCGAAACGCTTCGGTTAACAGGTATGGTTCTAATTATCATGATTGGGGCGCAAATCTTTGGCCGATTCATCTCGCTTTCCCTAATTCCTAGAAAATTAATTGCGATGCTTGAGCCAATTATGGATACTCCAGCATTAGTGCTTATCGTGATTTCTGTGGTGCTTTTCATCATGTTTATGTTCATTGAAGGGGCTGCGGTCATTTTAATGTCTATTCCAGTACTCCTTCCAATTATCAATGCCATGCAGATTGATATATTATGGTTCGGTGTCTTTGTCGGTGTTATCTGTACCATCGGTCTACTCACTCCTCCGGTTGGGTTAAGTGTATATGCGGTAGCAGGTGTCAGTAATATACGATTAGAACCGATATTCCGTATAGGGATGGTGTTTGCCCTCGCTGCACTCGTTGTGGTCTGTGGACTAATGATTCTTTTCCCTGAACTTGCCACATACCTGCCAAATTCAATGGATTCTTAA